Part of the Echeneis naucrates chromosome 1, fEcheNa1.1, whole genome shotgun sequence genome, tctgtcctcatctgtccccaactgtcctcatctgtcctcacctgtccccaactatcctcatctgtcctaaTCTGTtctcatctgtccccacctatcctcatctgtcctctcctgtccccaCCTATTTTCATCTGTCCccatctgtccccacctgtccccacctgtccccacctgtccccacctatcctcatctgtcctcacctgtccccaactatcctcatctgtcacCCACCAGAGCCGATAGGAGTGTccgacgtagagacgtgactctaaaggtcactatcaaagatggaggatgagaatggacggatgaacacacagaaagagtcagagagtcggactgatctGAACTAACTTCATTACAGACTAAAAACATCAGGGACCAGGCGCTGGTTTGGATCACACCTGGTACTGAAGTGCCCAGAGCCACAAACACCACacccaactatcctcatctgtcctaaTCTGTCCTCACCATTCCCCAACTGTCCTCATCTGTtctcatctgtccccacctatTTTCATCTGTCCCCATCTGTCCtaatctgtcctcatctgtccccacctatcctcatctgtcctcacctgtccccaactatcctcatctgtcctcacctgtccccaactatcctcatctgtcctcacctgtcgtcacctgtccccacctgtccccaactatcctcatctgtcctcacctgtcctcacctgtccccacctatcctcatctgtcctcacctgtccccacctgtccccacctatcctcatctgtcctcatctgtcctcacctttCCCCAACTGTCCCCACCAGTCTTGTCCTAGTCAATATGAGGCCAGGTTACGGCGCTGTGACGCAGGAAGCGACAGAGCAACAGTAGCAGGTAGTAAGCTGAACAAGAGAAGGTAGAAGTaggaaaggtcaaaggtcactagAGTGGCCAAGGTGATTCTTCACAcctgtccatctcctcctcttccaatATGGCTCCTGCAGCTCTATGTAGAAGCTGGCCTTTTTATCATACTCCTCGTGGTCAATTATTCTAACTGCTATCGTTTTCCTGCAGACGGACAACATTgggaggggtcagaggtcagagatcaggaGTCATGCACTAGTTCACTGTTAGACATTCAGGCTCATGTTGAACCTGACAGGACCCTGTTGTGGTCTCCATGGCACACAGAAGGTTGGAGGTGGGTGACCTCCCGTCACTGGCCCACAGAGGTCAAACTCACAAAGGATCAGAAGTGACATCATAATGAAGGTCACTGTTTGTCCTTCAGAGTCAGGTGGAGTTTCACTGCAAGGCCTTGAGGTGAGTTTGGATTAATGGAGGTCAAAGGGCGTTAGTATCAGGGTGGGCTACCACACAGGAAGGTGACGCCCCCACCTTTCCGCTGACTCATCTCCAACAGCTGTGGCTCCCCGAGCTCCAGGAAGAAGTTCTtgtttttctcatatttttcGTCGTCGATTATATTGATCTGAACTGATttactgaaaaagagagagaaaagtttgtgaaggaggaaagaaaactgggtcaaaggtcagaaggTTGGCGATCGAACAGCTAAAGCATCCAGCCACTTTGGTGCAGTTCTGGTGAAGCGAAGGGATAGTTTAGATTTAAAGAACACTGGACACCATTTTCTGTGCCAACGAGTAGAGACGTTTGATTCAATGCTCATCTCAAACTCTCCTGCTTTGTGGAGCTGGACGGCTGTGAGTCTGCTTATCATCTGCAGTTTTACAAGAGTGCGCTCAGTCAGTGTGGAGGGAAACGGTGCAGATAAAGCGGCGAGGTCGGACATGTGGCCGACAGCCAGCGGCGACCTCCCCTGAAGTCTGACAGGAACAGACTGTTGCAGAATTCAGCTGCGCAACAGACTCCTAATAAGGATGAGAGCAGTGTGCTGtttatctgacacacacaggtctgaatgtgagcagcagcaacaacacttGATcttacatttcccataatgcaacagTGCTGAAGTTTTCTTTGGCTGGTCAACGGTCACATCTTTTTATAATCATCagcaaaaaaattgaaataagcACTGTATGCTAAATGCTAATATGCAGGCAGCTGTAATGTAAATGTTCTCTTAACATGCTAGCATTCAGGGTTCATCCTCAGAGGAACAGGAGCCATGTGGAGCCATCTGGAGCGGACTGGTGGTGacacacatttctgtgttaACACCTCAGCTCATCTCACCTGAATCTATTAGCTCCCACCAATCAGCTGTTAGCGCCCGACAGCAGCAAAGTGAAGAGCAAAGGATTCTGGGAATGCTTCCAGATGTGAAGATGCTGTCAGCCTCCAGATGTTGGAGTAACGTCTCTGACAGATGATTCAGGTCCAGCTCCACTGGTGGTAGTGGTTTTCTGCTCTTGAACCAGATTTGATCCTTGACTCTTTTGTCTCAGCTCCACCCATGCCACGCCTCTTTTAGGGTTAGCCAGGAGTTATGGGGCGGAGCTAGGCCCTATAAAGATTGCAGCGGTCCAGCAGCTCAGTCTGAATATCAACATCACTATGAACTGAAGTTTCCCCTCAAAGAGCCTCattcagtttttccattttcacctgtttgtgtttttagtttttaaaaactgattCTGTCTGATTCGGTAAAaactctgttctctgtaatgagggatgaagatgatgaataTTCTGGGGGAAATGAGAACACACCACCAGGACCAGCTGGGGGAAGAGACACTTCCTGATGGAAGAAGCAGGTTAAGGACAGATGTGTTCGATTCACTGACAGTTAGGGTTCAGAGGTCAACTGAAGCCCCTCCCTCCCATCCCATCAGGTaccaaaacaacatgaaactCCGTCTGTGTTTGGTTCGTCCATTTTGGGCTGCTGTACAAACATGGCAGCTCTAAGGATAAGAGGGCTTTGCTAAGCTAACAAAATTGCAATGATTCATGGGAACTATAAACTGTAATTGTGTTCAATCATGTTGACTGATGTTCAGCAGGTCAGCTCTATATAAGGCTCCTGCAGAAAGTGGGGCAGCATCCTCATTAataaacagagacaggaggtTGGGcacctttttccatttcaagaACCCCCCCCGGCAGCCAGCGGCCTTGTTTATGTTCTGGGAATAAATGTGTTGCGTTACATTCCTGCTGCTGCCGACATGGAAAGAAACTGTAGAGATACGTGAGGCATGTAAACCTGAGGCTGGTAGTCATATAACTAAGAATGGGCGGAGCTGAAAGAGCGTCTGGAATagaaactgttttcttttaataattgTCACACAATGTGAGAAACAGCCAAACAACAACCCTGACCACAACCCAGTGGAAACATACAGCAAAGGGGGACAGAGAGATTCAGGTTCTTGTGATTCAGAAGATTTCTACTTACAAGATCTCGTCGTTTTCAAACTCCAGGACTCCGTGTGTGTCCTCAAAGTCCTCGCCGCCTCCTTTAGCCGTCCCCTCAATGGTTTTGTAAGGGACCACAACGACACCGCGAGCTCCTGAGGTCCGGATGACCTTCACTTCCATCACCCCGACATTCTCGCTCACGGTTGCCTCCGGCTCCTCGAACATAAAGATCCCGGCATGGTCGTCGTCGAAGATGGTGATGGTGGCTGTGCACGGCAGGCCTAACCCCGCCAGAGCATCCACGTGGTTCGTCTCACATTCCTCTGAGGTGGCACCTCGCGATAAGACCGTCACGTTGCTGAGGTGGACCAGGAAATGCTCATCTTCCTCAAAAATGTCATCATCGATAATGTGGATGCGGATTTCCTTTTCGGTCTCGCCTGGTTCAAAGACAATCTTTCCTTGGGTGAACTGGTAGTCCGAGCCAGCGTTCGCGGTGCCATCTTCAGTTCGGTAATCCACTGAGACCGTGTTGGAAAGATTTCCACCACGACGAACCACATTGAGTGCCACGCTGCCACAGTTCTCTAGACACTGGTAGGTCCCGGGGTCAAAGAAGACTTTGGAAGAAAACTCGTTGACCGAAAGCTCAGAGCAGATATCGTGCTGAGTGGCCCTCTTGGCCTGGTCGGCAGCGTGCTTCTTCAGCACGTTGCCTGCACCAGTCATGATCCTTGTTGCCTGACAGCGGTAGAAAGCCCGACTCTTCTGTTGCTGCATTAAGACCTGATAGTTGGCGAGCTCCATCAActgctccatctctttctctggatgtttctgtttcagctccTTCAGGATCCGGGCCATCTCTCTCCGGgcctcctcctcatccagctCCTTCATATCAAAACCCTTCTCTCCATCTACAAACTCCTCTCTGGGGGAGCTGAGCATTTTCCCATCCATCTCAACGTCCACCTTCGAGGGAAGGTCTGGTTCCCCCTCGGCTTCAATGATCATTCCTTTCTGCTTCCCTGCTCTGTATCGTTTGTACATGTATTTGTAGAACAGCAGTCTGCGGTCGGCCACATAAGCAAAGCCGACACAAATGGGGAAGAAGAAAAGCGTGAGGAGCCCCTCCCATATTTCAACCACCCCCGGAGAGAAAAAGGCCAGGATCAGGTAAAGCCAGGTGTACGCAAAGACGCTCCAGGCCGCAGTGACGAAGAACACCCGGAGGTGCTTCACCTTCCTCGTCTCTCCCTCTGGAATGACAGATACACAAAAGCCAATGATGACGAACATATTGAACGCGGCGCTTCCTACGATGGTGTTGGGACCCAGTTCCCCGGCATCAAAGTTGTGACCACAGACCTCCACAACAGACAGGAGGATTTCTGGGGCGGAGGAGCCCAGAGCCATCAGGGTCAGGTTGGACACTGTCTCATTCCAGATGCGCACTGTCGTGGTAATCTTCTCGCCATTCGGTTTCTTGATCGTAATCTGTCTCTCCTGAGAAGTAATGACCTCAATGGATGCCATGAATCGGTcggcaatgatggagacaccaAGGAACATGTACATCATCCCTACAAAGTATATCGTGGCTCTGGCGAGGCGATCGGCGAAGGCTGGGTTGTCCGGCTTCCACACCGGTAGGATGACACCTTCGATGCAGTGAGTACTGCCGCCACATTTGGTGTGGTTGCTGATGGTGCTGTTGGACATCGCAGCAgaacttcctgctgctgaacatGAGATGAAGGTCATTAAGAAAAGCAGCTGATTGGTGGAGAACAGGGACGAGGTCCTGGCTCGGCTCATGATGATGCTTTAGGTCCCTTAAACctgcaagacaaaaaaaggaCATGACAATCCAAAATAAATGTCCTGAGCATCTGAGGATTTCCATAAATTTGGACAACCATGAACTTCAATGTTCACAAACAAAGAGTCAAAAACCTAAAGAGACAAATCAGTCCTGTCCACGGTGTCCTATACGAAGTCTGTCTCAGCAGGATGACGTCCTGGTTCGTTGACCTTCAGTCCGTCCTCTTCTGTCTTCGCCTTATTTTGACTGTATTTTGTGTTATGAGattgttttgttgctttaatgTTCCTCCTGGATGCTTTTCATGACTTtaattcatcaaaatattaagaaatattatatatatttctctcaAGCTTTCTaatgaataatattaataacagtACCCAGCTGTGACCCCCCATGACACTGACAGATGagcagctgaaaatgaatgaatgaaataaaacaacattctTGTGACGTCATCATTCCAACTCTGAAAAAACGCACCACGACTTCATCACTACAATTACATAACAGGATTGTCCTGTTCTCATTCagagacacaacacacatcacacctgtcagagtaaaaacaaaatggtggAAGTTCTTAATATCTGTAGTTCACATAAATTAGACACATTTTGAAAAGCTTGAatttattgaattattaatgTTGATGCAGgtgagaaaatataaaagtaaagaaatgtgTCAGTAAGAAGAACTGAACTGTTTCCAgctgaatataaatatttctttatcaGTTGACATGAAAATGAGACACAACAACGTCCAGCTGCATCAAATTGACCACACAATATCGTTTCCATGCAGAGATCACAGTAAACTGgcagtttttctgcttcagggaggatcattcattcacatttagtctcttttttaatctcattttaaCTTCCTGTCAACCGGCAGAAAATGTGGTTGATCTAAAAAATAGATTCAAGTAGTAATTTCATGCACTTTCTTCCTTAACCGATGAACTCTCTGAACTTTAAGGTTCTGTACACCCTGAGAGATGCCGTCCCATAATCCACTTTCCCCCCGCGTCACGACAGTCCCATCAGACCTACCGTCAGGAGAAAACCATGGACAGACCAACGACATCCACTGTCCCGTCACGGCGTGGAGACGAGGACCAGAACCAGCAGAGTGATGGAGTCCACGCCGTCCCCACCAGACCAGCACTCTGCCCCGCCCCCTGCCCCGCCCCCTGGGGGTGTTAACACTTTCCTCTATCGCCTCCTCTGACACAGGACAGCAGCCTGCCAAGAGCTAAACTGACCAGATCCACCAGACCCAGACTGCTCAGAggctgatccagatccagatccagatctcTGCTGCGCTGGCTTGTGTACCACATGATGTCCACACTGAAACAGACTCTGGTACAACTGCACACAACTTTCAGCTGGATCCTGAAACATCTGGACCTGAGGAGCACCTTCAGTTCTCTGGTCCAGACGCAGCAGCGGCGTGATAACGACTCTAAATTTAACAGAACCATAGTCGCCAACATGGCAGACACTTATCGTCCTCTCCTGGAGAGATGTCCATACAAGGCCCTGAGGAGCCCGGGGCCTCCAGCAGGTCCTGGACCCGACAAGTGGGGAGATAACAGCCGACAGAAAAGGGCGGCGAGGTGACATAGACGGGCCACATGACTCCGTTTAACCTTCACAGCCCTGGCACAAGGTGACTGGAGTCCTGGAGACTGGAATCCTGTAGACCAGAAACCTGTAGACCAGAGTCCTGTAGACCAGAAACCTGTAGACCAGAAACCTGTAGACCAGAGTCCTGTAGACCAGAAACCTGTAGACCAGAGTTGCGTAGACATGAGTTCTGTCTGGTATGGTATGGTCTGATCCGGTCTGAACTGGTTTGTAACGGTCTGGTCTGTACTCGACCTGGTCTGTAGTGGTCCCGGTCTGTTGTGGACCTGGTCTGTAGTGGTCCCGGTCTGTTGTGGACCTGGTCTGTAGTGGTCCTGGCCTGTTgtggacctggtctgtactGGTCCCGGTCTGTAGTGGTCTTGGTCTGCAGTGGACCTGCTCTGTAGTGGACTCGGTCTATAGAGGACCCGGTCTGTAGTGGTCCTGGTCTGTAGTGGACCTGGTCTGTAGTGGACCCGGTCTGTATTGGACCTGGTGTATACTGGGCCAGGTCTGTAGTGGACCTGGTCTATACTGGGCCAGGTCTGTAGTGGTCCAGGTCTGTAGAGGACCCGGTCTGTATTGGACCTGGTCTATACTGAGCCAGGTCTGTAGTGGACCTGGTCTATACTGGGCCAGGTCTGTAGTGGTCTAGGTCTGTAGTGGACCCGGTCTGTAGTGGACCTGGTCTATACTGGGCCAGGTCTGTAGTGGTCCAGGTCTGTAGTGAACCCGGTCTGTATTGGACCTGGTCTATACTGGGCCAGGTCTTTAGTGGACCCAGTCTGTAGTGGTCCTGGTCTGTAGTGGACCTGGTCTGTAGTGGACCTGGTCTGTAGTGGTCCCCACATTCAGGGGCATTCAGCAaacctgttgttgtttgttgtttattattctgttgcccccccccctccccacaagTGGCCTCGGCCTGCCGCGGTGCATGCTGGGGGACTGAGGCAGGGCTGACTCAACCTTCACTTCAGCTTCACTTCCAGCCGTCCTGCTTCGAGCAGCCGGCTCCGGCTGACAGTCCGCCGACAGTTCCGTCTTTACCGAGCCATGGACGGTGGGGGAGACGCCTGACGGTGGGTCCAACAGTTTGTATCGGTAACGGAATCACCGGCTGTCAAACGGAACCGGACAGACGCTgaagctaaagctaaagctacGCTAAAGCTTGTTGTCAATGTTAGCTGCGCAGTTAGCCGGTTAGCTGGGTGTTGACTGGTCCGTCTCTTGGACCCGGAGCTTCGGGGCTTCTACTTCCTGATTCCtcggtgtgtttttgttcttcgCCAACTGACTCCGTAAAGTGTCAAAAACTGATGAGAGGTTGAATCACAACAATTCGGTGTGTTCTGCCTTTTCCACGAAGCTAACTAAGCTAATCTGAGTtagctgctgacagagaagtGTGTCGGTCGGACGGTTTCATTATCTCTGTCATATTAATAACCAACTTTGTGTTAACTAATATCTTTAATTCCACCTAATTCGTCTCCCATTACATTTAGCCAGGCACAGCTTCAGCCAGTGTGTTAGCCTGTCGTGCTGGCTGCTAACTGAGCTCCGTTAGCCTGCTAGCTCCCTGACCACCGGCAGACAGGTGAAGGTGTCAAAGTTTTCCTGAGCCGTCTGAGTTCAGGATCAGTCTGGTCAGCCGTGGTCTCTGTAGTCCGGACTATCTGTCCCCAGAGGCCGACAAGCCAACAGACTCGGTGTTAATATCAAACTCTTCTGTGGCCTATTCCTGAAGGAACTGGACTCCATGTTCTACAGCAGATGTTGATCTGCTCCTGTCAGATGGGTCAGCTCATTTCATCACAGGTTTGACCCCGAACTGAGAGAACCAGTGGACCAGTCTGTCTCAACAGGCGGTCAATGTGAAACTGAAGCAGTCCGTGTTGGAATAGTTtgagttttcattcatttccgCAGTTTGAAGTTAAGGTGACTGGCATCTCTCTTACGAAGAAACTTAAGTGACAGCACTGAGGTAGAAGTTTATAGGTCCATGTTTAACATTAAAgagacttattttatttttaatcagaagagaggatcagaTCTTCTCTTCTGATGGACTCACACAGACTGTACGGACCTTTAACAGGTTGTTCCATCATTAGATGTAAAGTCACTTTCAGGTTCAGTGCAGGCGTGAGCTTGACtcgtgtttgtgttggtgaatCTTGTAAAACTGGGCTGACAAAGAGTTCATGTTCAGTAAAAGCAGAATGAGGAGGAGTCGGTTTGTTCTTCTGACACTTGTCCCCCTGAGGCCTCTCATGTGTAAGCAGGAGATGGTTCTCACTGACTCTGTTGCATTTCTGGTTCTCCATGACTGACTGCTCTGTTAGTATCGGTTTGACAcactcctgtctgtcagtgcTCAAACCGGAGATCACACAAGCTCTGAGTGCTGCTCTAGGTCACTTCCTGTAAAAGGTGTATGATTATGTGCTTTTAAAACATGGCTGACTGTCTCTTCCCGTTGCTTTCTCAGGTGTAGCCAGGAGGGTTTGTAGATCACCACAGAGTCATGGAGCCAGAT contains:
- the LOC115054203 gene encoding sodium/calcium exchanger 1-like isoform X17, which encodes MMYMFLGVSIIADRFMASIEVITSQERQITIKKPNGEKITTTVRIWNETVSNLTLMALGSSAPEILLSVVEVCGHNFDAGELGPNTIVGSAAFNMFVIIGFCVSVIPEGETRKVKHLRVFFVTAAWSVFAYTWLYLILAFFSPGVVEIWEGLLTLFFFPICVGFAYVADRRLLFYKYMYKRYRAGKQKGMIIEAEGEPDLPSKVDVEMDGKMLSSPREEFVDGEKGFDMKELDEEEARREMARILKELKQKHPEKEMEQLMELANYQVLMQQQKSRAFYRCQATRIMTGAGNVLKKHAADQAKRATQHDICSELSVNEFSSKVFFDPGTYQCLENCGSVALNVVRRGGNLSNTVSVDYRTEDGTANAGSDYQFTQGKIVFEPGETEKEIRIHIIDDDIFEEDEHFLVHLSNVTVLSRGATSEECETNHVDALAGLGLPCTATITIFDDDHAGIFMFEEPEATVSENVGVMEVKVIRTSGARGVVVVPYKTIEGTAKGGGEDFEDTHGVLEFENDEIFKSVQINIIDDEKYEKNKNFFLELGEPQLLEMSQRKDEEKEAVQEVLTKKEEEERRIAEMGRPMLGEHVKLEVIVEESYEFKSTVDKLIKKTNLALLIGTNSWREQFVDAMTVSSGDDDDDECGQERLPSCSDYVMHFLTIFWKLLFAFVPPTDYWNGWACFVVSITVIGILTAVIGDLASHFGCTVGLKDSVTAVVFVALGTSVPDTFASKVAAIQDQYADASIGNVTGSNAVNVFLGIGIAWSIAAIYHYSKGQEFKVNPGTLAFSVTLFTIFAFICIGVLIYRRRPEIGGELGGPRVPKILTTCLFFSLWLMYIVFSSLEAYCHVEGF
- the LOC115054203 gene encoding sodium/calcium exchanger 1-like isoform X15, producing MMYMFLGVSIIADRFMASIEVITSQERQITIKKPNGEKITTTVRIWNETVSNLTLMALGSSAPEILLSVVEVCGHNFDAGELGPNTIVGSAAFNMFVIIGFCVSVIPEGETRKVKHLRVFFVTAAWSVFAYTWLYLILAFFSPGVVEIWEGLLTLFFFPICVGFAYVADRRLLFYKYMYKRYRAGKQKGMIIEAEGEPDLPSKVDVEMDGKMLSSPREEFVDGEKGFDMKELDEEEARREMARILKELKQKHPEKEMEQLMELANYQVLMQQQKSRAFYRCQATRIMTGAGNVLKKHAADQAKRATQHDICSELSVNEFSSKVFFDPGTYQCLENCGSVALNVVRRGGNLSNTVSVDYRTEDGTANAGSDYQFTQGKIVFEPGETEKEIRIHIIDDDIFEEDEHFLVHLSNVTVLSRGATSEECETNHVDALAGLGLPCTATITIFDDDHAGIFMFEEPEATVSENVGVMEVKVIRTSGARGVVVVPYKTIEGTAKGGGEDFEDTHGVLEFENDEIFKSVQINIIDDEKYEKNKNFFLELGEPQLLEMSQRKALLLQEVGGFTRTEEAVQEVLTKKEEEERRIAEMGRPMLGEHVKLEVIVEESYEFKSTVDKLIKKTNLALLIGTNSWREQFVDAMTVSSGDDDDDECGQERLPSCSDYVMHFLTIFWKLLFAFVPPTDYWNGWACFVVSITVIGILTAVIGDLASHFGCTVGLKDSVTAVVFVALGTSVPDTFASKVAAIQDQYADASIGNVTGSNAVNVFLGIGIAWSIAAIYHYSKGQEFKVNPGTLAFSVTLFTIFAFICIGVLIYRRRPEIGGELGGPRVPKILTTCLFFSLWLMYIVFSSLEAYCHVEGF
- the LOC115054203 gene encoding sodium/calcium exchanger 1-like isoform X6, giving the protein MMYMFLGVSIIADRFMASIEVITSQERQITIKKPNGEKITTTVRIWNETVSNLTLMALGSSAPEILLSVVEVCGHNFDAGELGPNTIVGSAAFNMFVIIGFCVSVIPEGETRKVKHLRVFFVTAAWSVFAYTWLYLILAFFSPGVVEIWEGLLTLFFFPICVGFAYVADRRLLFYKYMYKRYRAGKQKGMIIEAEGEPDLPSKVDVEMDGKMLSSPREEFVDGEKGFDMKELDEEEARREMARILKELKQKHPEKEMEQLMELANYQVLMQQQKSRAFYRCQATRIMTGAGNVLKKHAADQAKRATQHDICSELSVNEFSSKVFFDPGTYQCLENCGSVALNVVRRGGNLSNTVSVDYRTEDGTANAGSDYQFTQGKIVFEPGETEKEIRIHIIDDDIFEEDEHFLVHLSNVTVLSRGATSEECETNHVDALAGLGLPCTATITIFDDDHAGIFMFEEPEATVSENVGVMEVKVIRTSGARGVVVVPYKTIEGTAKGGGEDFEDTHGVLEFENDEIFKSVQINIIDDEKYEKNKNFFLELGEPQLLEMSQRKALLLQEVGGFTRTGRDIYRKVQGRDHPAPCDIISITGKEAVQEVLTKKEEEERRIAEMGRPMLGEHVKLEVIVEESYEFKSTVDKLIKKTNLALLIGTNSWREQFVDAMTVSSGDDDDDECGQERLPSCSDYVMHFLTIFWKLLFAFVPPTDYWNGWACFVVSITVIGILTAVIGDLASHFGCTVGLKDSVTAVVFVALGTSVPDTFASKVAAIQDQYADASIGNVTGSNAVNVFLGIGIAWSIAAIYHYSKGQEFKVNPGTLAFSVTLFTIFAFICIGVLIYRRRPEIGGELGGPRVPKILTTCLFFSLWLMYIVFSSLEAYCHVEGF
- the LOC115054203 gene encoding sodium/calcium exchanger 1-like isoform X3, encoding MMYMFLGVSIIADRFMASIEVITSQERQITIKKPNGEKITTTVRIWNETVSNLTLMALGSSAPEILLSVVEVCGHNFDAGELGPNTIVGSAAFNMFVIIGFCVSVIPEGETRKVKHLRVFFVTAAWSVFAYTWLYLILAFFSPGVVEIWEGLLTLFFFPICVGFAYVADRRLLFYKYMYKRYRAGKQKGMIIEAEGEPDLPSKVDVEMDGKMLSSPREEFVDGEKGFDMKELDEEEARREMARILKELKQKHPEKEMEQLMELANYQVLMQQQKSRAFYRCQATRIMTGAGNVLKKHAADQAKRATQHDICSELSVNEFSSKVFFDPGTYQCLENCGSVALNVVRRGGNLSNTVSVDYRTEDGTANAGSDYQFTQGKIVFEPGETEKEIRIHIIDDDIFEEDEHFLVHLSNVTVLSRGATSEECETNHVDALAGLGLPCTATITIFDDDHAGIFMFEEPEATVSENVGVMEVKVIRTSGARGVVVVPYKTIEGTAKGGGEDFEDTHGVLEFENDEIFKSVQINIIDDEKYEKNKNFFLELGEPQLLEMSQRKALLLQEVGGFTRTGKNLIGRDIYRKVQGRDHPAPCDIISITEEAVQEVLTKKEEEERRIAEMGRPMLGEHVKLEVIVEESYEFKSTVDKLIKKTNLALLIGTNSWREQFVDAMTVSSGDDDDDECGQERLPSCSDYVMHFLTIFWKLLFAFVPPTDYWNGWACFVVSITVIGILTAVIGDLASHFGCTVGLKDSVTAVVFVALGTSVPDTFASKVAAIQDQYADASIGNVTGSNAVNVFLGIGIAWSIAAIYHYSKGQEFKVNPGTLAFSVTLFTIFAFICIGVLIYRRRPEIGGELGGPRVPKILTTCLFFSLWLMYIVFSSLEAYCHVEGF
- the LOC115054203 gene encoding sodium/calcium exchanger 1-like isoform X8, whose product is MMYMFLGVSIIADRFMASIEVITSQERQITIKKPNGEKITTTVRIWNETVSNLTLMALGSSAPEILLSVVEVCGHNFDAGELGPNTIVGSAAFNMFVIIGFCVSVIPEGETRKVKHLRVFFVTAAWSVFAYTWLYLILAFFSPGVVEIWEGLLTLFFFPICVGFAYVADRRLLFYKYMYKRYRAGKQKGMIIEAEGEPDLPSKVDVEMDGKMLSSPREEFVDGEKGFDMKELDEEEARREMARILKELKQKHPEKEMEQLMELANYQVLMQQQKSRAFYRCQATRIMTGAGNVLKKHAADQAKRATQHDICSELSVNEFSSKVFFDPGTYQCLENCGSVALNVVRRGGNLSNTVSVDYRTEDGTANAGSDYQFTQGKIVFEPGETEKEIRIHIIDDDIFEEDEHFLVHLSNVTVLSRGATSEECETNHVDALAGLGLPCTATITIFDDDHAGIFMFEEPEATVSENVGVMEVKVIRTSGARGVVVVPYKTIEGTAKGGGEDFEDTHGVLEFENDEIFKSVQINIIDDEKYEKNKNFFLELGEPQLLEMSQRKALLLQEVGGFTRTGKNLIGRDIYRKVQGRDHPAPCDIISITGKEAVQEVLTKKEEEERRIAEMGRPMLGEHVKLEVIVEESYEFKSTVDKLIKKTNLALLIGTNSWREQFVDAMTVSSGDDDDDECGQERLPSCSDYVMHFLTIFWKLLFAFVPPTDYWNGWACFVVSITVIGILTAVIGDLASHFGCTVGLKDSVTAVVFVALGTSVPDTFASKVAAIQDQYADASIGNVTGSNAVNVFLGIGIAWSIAAIYHYSKGQEFKVNPGTLAFSVTLFTIFAFICIGVLIYRRRPEIGGELGGPRVPKILTTCLFFSLWLMYIVFSSLEAYCHVEGF
- the LOC115054203 gene encoding sodium/calcium exchanger 1-like isoform X2; the encoded protein is MSNSTISNHTKCGGSTHCIEGVILPVWKPDNPAFADRLARATIYFVGMMYMFLGVSIIADRFMASIEVITSQERQITIKKPNGEKITTTVRIWNETVSNLTLMALGSSAPEILLSVVEVCGHNFDAGELGPNTIVGSAAFNMFVIIGFCVSVIPEGETRKVKHLRVFFVTAAWSVFAYTWLYLILAFFSPGVVEIWEGLLTLFFFPICVGFAYVADRRLLFYKYMYKRYRAGKQKGMIIEAEGEPDLPSKVDVEMDGKMLSSPREEFVDGEKGFDMKELDEEEARREMARILKELKQKHPEKEMEQLMELANYQVLMQQQKSRAFYRCQATRIMTGAGNVLKKHAADQAKRATQHDICSELSVNEFSSKVFFDPGTYQCLENCGSVALNVVRRGGNLSNTVSVDYRTEDGTANAGSDYQFTQGKIVFEPGETEKEIRIHIIDDDIFEEDEHFLVHLSNVTVLSRGATSEECETNHVDALAGLGLPCTATITIFDDDHAGIFMFEEPEATVSENVGVMEVKVIRTSGARGVVVVPYKTIEGTAKGGGEDFEDTHGVLEFENDEIFKSVQINIIDDEKYEKNKNFFLELGEPQLLEMSQRKALLLQEVGGFTRTGRDIYRKVQGRDHPAPCDIISITEEAVQEVLTKKEEEERRIAEMGRPMLGEHVKLEVIVEESYEFKSTVDKLIKKTNLALLIGTNSWREQFVDAMTVSSGDDDDDECGQERLPSCSDYVMHFLTIFWKLLFAFVPPTDYWNGWACFVVSITVIGILTAVIGDLASHFGCTVGLKDSVTAVVFVALGTSVPDTFASKVAAIQDQYADASIGNVTGSNAVNVFLGIGIAWSIAAIYHYSKGQEFKVNPGTLAFSVTLFTIFAFICIGVLIYRRRPEIGGELGGPRVPKILTTCLFFSLWLMYIVFSSLEAYCHVEGF